In Pedobacter sp. SL55, the following proteins share a genomic window:
- the mreC gene encoding rod shape-determining protein MreC — MRNLWIFLSRYNAFFFFIIFFTVGIILTIRNNVYQRSVTFSSTNEVVGTAYKRLNVIKRYLNLVQVNDSLAAENAALKTQLLALNEIDSTQVTKVKDSINHQQYTLIAAKVFKNSVTLTNNIITINKGAKDGILKDMAVISPNKGVVGFVQNVSENFATIRPLLNQETAISVVLKKDNAFGSLVWGDDNFDYRKAYVKEIPNHYKVKVGDTIITSGSGGFPRGIEVGKVTNTSVSTGDSFMTLEVTLFNNFSTLQFVYVVKDKFAEEVKSLQPEVKNEQ, encoded by the coding sequence ATGCGTAACCTTTGGATTTTTCTTAGCAGATACAACGCATTTTTCTTTTTTATCATCTTTTTTACCGTTGGAATTATTTTAACGATTAGAAATAATGTGTACCAACGAAGCGTTACTTTTAGCTCTACCAATGAAGTTGTAGGCACTGCCTATAAGCGACTAAACGTAATTAAGCGCTACTTAAACTTGGTGCAAGTGAATGATAGCTTAGCGGCAGAAAACGCAGCTTTAAAAACACAATTGCTTGCCTTAAATGAGATTGATAGTACCCAAGTTACCAAAGTAAAAGATAGCATTAACCACCAACAATACACCTTAATTGCAGCTAAGGTTTTCAAAAACTCAGTTACCTTAACCAACAACATCATCACTATCAACAAAGGTGCTAAAGATGGCATCTTGAAAGACATGGCAGTAATTTCTCCAAATAAAGGTGTAGTTGGTTTTGTGCAAAATGTGTCTGAAAATTTTGCGACTATACGCCCGCTGTTAAATCAAGAAACAGCAATTAGTGTGGTGCTTAAAAAAGACAATGCTTTTGGTAGTTTGGTTTGGGGCGATGATAATTTCGATTATCGCAAAGCCTACGTTAAAGAAATCCCTAATCATTACAAAGTTAAAGTGGGCGATACAATTATTACCTCTGGCTCGGGTGGTTTCCCAAGAGGAATAGAGGTGGGCAAAGTAACAAACACAAGTGTAAGTACAGGCGATAGTTTTATGACTTTGGAAGTTACTTTGTTCAACAATTTTAGTACGTTACAATTTGTTTATGTAGTTAAAGATAAATTTGCAGAAGAAGTAAAATCTTTACAACCAGAAGTGAAAAATGAACAGTAG
- a CDS encoding rod shape-determining protein MreD, whose amino-acid sequence MNSRAILINIFRWIVLLFVQIFLLRNMAFYNLSTPFIYVLFILVLPFHIPNLLLYVIAFITGLTLDTFYDTLGVHTSACIALAFVRILFISVSLNREAIDEPEPSLGNMGFRWFSLYAVLCIFVHHVVLFFLEAFKLTSITYTLGRTLLSVVFTLFTVLLVEFIFHNRKSA is encoded by the coding sequence ATGAACAGTAGAGCTATATTGATAAATATTTTTAGGTGGATTGTGCTCTTGTTTGTACAGATTTTTCTGTTGCGTAACATGGCATTCTATAACCTCTCTACCCCGTTCATTTATGTACTATTTATTTTAGTGCTACCTTTTCATATCCCAAACCTTTTACTCTATGTAATTGCATTTATTACAGGCCTAACCCTAGATACTTTTTACGATACTTTGGGCGTACATACGAGTGCCTGTATCGCTTTAGCTTTTGTGAGAATTCTTTTCATCTCTGTGAGTTTAAACAGAGAAGCTATTGATGAGCCAGAGCCTTCTTTAGGAAATATGGGCTTTAGGTGGTTTTCTTTATATGCAGTATTGTGTATTTTTGTTCATCATGTTGTATTGTTTTTTCTAGAAGCTTTTAAACTTACATCAATAACTTATACCTTAGGAAGAACTTTATTGAGCGTGGTATTTACATTATTTACTGTGTTATTGGTAGAGTTTATCTTCCATAACAGAAAATCGGCTTAA
- the purH gene encoding bifunctional phosphoribosylaminoimidazolecarboxamide formyltransferase/IMP cyclohydrolase, which translates to MSQSVKIKNALISVYYKDGLAPLVEYLGKQGVALYSTGGTEQFIKDLNVPVTAVEDLTSYPSILGGRVKTLHPKVFGGILNRRNLAGDQEQIAQYEIPEIDLVIVDLYPFEETVKGGGTDEEIIEKIDIGGISLIRAAAKNFNDVVIIASKDDYSTLLEQLQEQNGATTLAQRKAFAKKAFHTSSHYDTAIFNYFNSDEPLNVFKESIASAQTLRYGENPHQKGTFYGNLDEMFTKLNGKELSYNNLVDVDAAVSLIDEFEEPTFAILKHTNACGVASRSTVKQAWIDALACDPVSAFGGVLITNREVDLATAEEINNLFFEVLIAPSYEQAAVDLFKAKKNRVILKRNYVELNKKQFKTLLNGVIEQDKDLIIEGPEQMTAVTEKLPTAQELKDLHFANKIVKHTKSNTIVLVKDDVLIASGVGQTSRVDALRQAIEKAASFGFSTQGAAMASDAFFPFPDCVEIAADAGITSVLQPGGSIKDADSVAKANEKGIAMVTTGVRHFKH; encoded by the coding sequence ATGAGCCAATCAGTAAAGATCAAAAACGCCTTAATTTCAGTTTATTATAAAGATGGTTTAGCACCATTAGTTGAGTACCTTGGCAAACAAGGTGTAGCCTTATATTCTACCGGTGGAACCGAGCAATTTATCAAAGACTTAAATGTTCCTGTTACCGCTGTAGAAGACTTAACTAGCTATCCTTCTATTTTAGGTGGACGTGTAAAAACTTTACACCCAAAAGTTTTCGGAGGCATTTTAAACCGCAGAAATTTAGCTGGCGATCAAGAGCAGATTGCTCAGTACGAAATCCCTGAAATTGATTTGGTAATTGTTGATCTTTATCCTTTTGAGGAAACCGTTAAGGGCGGTGGAACCGACGAAGAAATTATTGAGAAAATCGACATCGGCGGGATCTCTTTAATTAGAGCTGCTGCAAAGAACTTTAACGATGTAGTAATTATTGCATCGAAGGATGACTACTCAACTTTATTAGAACAACTACAAGAACAAAATGGCGCTACCACTTTAGCACAACGTAAGGCTTTCGCTAAAAAAGCTTTCCATACTTCTTCTCACTATGATACGGCTATCTTCAACTATTTCAACAGCGACGAGCCCTTAAATGTATTCAAAGAAAGCATTGCCAGTGCGCAAACTTTACGTTACGGAGAAAACCCTCATCAAAAAGGGACTTTCTACGGTAATTTAGATGAGATGTTCACGAAATTGAACGGAAAAGAGTTAAGCTACAATAATTTGGTTGACGTAGATGCAGCTGTAAGTCTAATCGACGAGTTCGAAGAACCTACTTTTGCAATTTTGAAACACACCAATGCTTGCGGTGTAGCTTCTAGAAGTACAGTTAAGCAAGCTTGGATTGATGCTTTGGCTTGCGATCCTGTTTCTGCTTTTGGTGGTGTTTTAATTACCAACAGAGAAGTTGATTTGGCAACTGCTGAAGAAATCAACAATTTATTTTTCGAGGTTTTGATTGCACCAAGCTATGAACAAGCTGCTGTAGATTTGTTCAAAGCGAAGAAAAACAGAGTAATCTTGAAACGTAATTACGTTGAATTGAACAAAAAACAATTCAAAACTTTATTGAACGGTGTAATTGAGCAGGACAAAGATTTAATTATCGAAGGTCCTGAGCAAATGACTGCTGTTACGGAAAAATTACCAACAGCACAAGAATTAAAAGACTTACACTTCGCTAATAAAATTGTAAAACACACTAAATCTAATACTATTGTTTTGGTTAAGGATGATGTTTTAATTGCAAGTGGTGTTGGTCAAACTTCGAGAGTTGATGCTTTGAGACAAGCGATTGAAAAAGCAGCTTCTTTTGGTTTCAGCACACAAGGTGCTGCTATGGCTTCTGATGCTTTCTTCCCTTTCCCTGATTGTGTGGAGATTGCTGCTGATGCTGGTATCACTTCAGTTTTACAACCAGGCGGTTCTATTAAGGATGCTGATTCTGTAGCAAAAGCTAACGAAAAAGGTATCGCAATGGTAACTACTGGCGTGAGACACTTTAAGCACTAG
- the purN gene encoding phosphoribosylglycinamide formyltransferase, producing the protein MKKRIAIFASGSGSNAQKIMEHFKRSTEAEIALVLTNNPESYVLQRADSFEIPSHIFDRNEFYQTDEVLDLLKNLDIDLIVLAGFLWLIPQNLLKEYPGRIINIHPSLLPKHGGKGMYGDRVHQAVMAAGDTEGGITIHYVNENYDEGEFIYQAKYRIEKDDNLEMIKFKGQQLEHLHYPKIVETLIKKIKK; encoded by the coding sequence GTGAAGAAACGTATAGCCATTTTTGCTTCAGGATCAGGATCAAACGCTCAAAAGATAATGGAGCATTTTAAACGTAGTACAGAGGCAGAAATTGCCCTCGTGTTAACCAACAATCCAGAATCTTACGTACTACAAAGAGCTGATAGTTTCGAAATCCCCTCGCATATTTTTGATAGAAATGAGTTTTATCAAACTGATGAGGTTTTAGACTTGCTGAAAAATCTAGATATTGATCTAATTGTATTGGCTGGTTTTCTTTGGCTCATCCCCCAAAATTTATTAAAAGAATATCCTGGCCGCATCATTAATATCCATCCATCTCTTTTACCTAAACATGGCGGCAAGGGAATGTATGGCGACCGTGTGCACCAAGCGGTAATGGCGGCTGGCGACACAGAAGGCGGTATTACTATCCACTATGTGAACGAAAATTATGATGAAGGCGAATTCATTTATCAAGCTAAATATAGGATAGAAAAAGACGACAATTTAGAAATGATTAAATTTAAAGGCCAACAGCTAGAGCATTTGCACTATCCAAAAATTGTTGAAACGCTGATTAAGAAAATTAAGAAATAG
- the rpsT gene encoding 30S ribosomal protein S20 yields the protein MANHKSALKRIRANAAKRLRNRYQAKTTRTFIKRLRAAEDKKTGLELLPKVISMLDRLAKKNVIHKNKASNNKAKLTKFVNTLK from the coding sequence ATGGCAAATCATAAATCAGCATTAAAAAGAATTAGAGCAAACGCTGCAAAACGTCTACGTAACAGGTATCAAGCTAAAACTACACGTACATTTATCAAAAGATTGCGTGCTGCTGAAGATAAAAAAACAGGATTAGAATTGCTTCCTAAAGTAATTTCTATGTTAGATCGTTTAGCTAAGAAAAACGTAATTCACAAAAACAAAGCTTCTAACAATAAAGCAAAATTAACGAAGTTCGTTAACACTTTGAAATAG
- the pheT gene encoding phenylalanine--tRNA ligase subunit beta: MKISYSWLKQILKTDKTPQELSLILTNIGLEVESLEKVQTIPGGLEGLVIGYVEERVQHPNADRLSVTKVNVGGPELLQIVCGAPNVAARQKVVVAVVGTTVHPNEGKPFKINKSKIRGEVSEGMICAEDEIGLGNSHAGIMVLPEDAPVGLEAKRYFNVDDDYLFEIGLTPNRADAASHLGVARDLAAYLRTSYELPDVSAFKTENQNLNIAVEVEATAACPRYSSVSISGVTVKPSPDWLKDKLKVIGVRPINNIVDVTNYVLHELGQPLHAFDADQIAGNKIIVKTCAEGTPFVTLDEVERKLSAEDLMICDAEKPLCIAGVFGGIGSGVTEQTTNVFLESAYFNAVSVRKTSKRHGLKTDASFRFERGTDPEITILALQRAALLIKEVAGGKISSSVSDIYPTKAQPFEVPVKYQNIVDLIGKDIPATEIKEIITSLGISIAKENAEGLDLLVPAYKVDVTRECDITEEVLRIYGYDNIEIPSKVNASLAYTVKPNKENIQNLVADMLTANGFVEIWCNSLTRLANSKNEEEAVQILNPLSSDLNAMRQSLLQPALESVAYNINRKNSDIKFYEFGKTYHLIEGKYVERPRLLIVLSGAKQSEQWNHQSTSSTFYNLKAAVDAVVKRLGLSSFQTGEVKDDNFAYGLKYFRGDKTLVSFGATTNADKKAAGLKQDVFYADFDWAFVLDALKKNKIINKEVPKYPAVRRDLSLLVDQAVTFDELKTIAFKSEKKLVKNVQVFDVYQGDKLPEGKKSYALNFTLQDEEQTLTDKQIDSIMQKIIANLAQTAKAEIR; the protein is encoded by the coding sequence ATGAAAATATCATACAGCTGGCTTAAACAAATATTAAAAACGGATAAAACTCCTCAAGAATTGTCGCTAATCTTAACCAATATCGGTTTAGAAGTAGAAAGCTTGGAGAAAGTGCAAACCATTCCTGGTGGATTGGAAGGTTTGGTAATTGGATATGTGGAAGAGCGAGTGCAGCACCCAAATGCAGATAGATTGAGCGTTACCAAAGTAAATGTTGGTGGGCCGGAATTGCTGCAAATTGTTTGTGGCGCCCCAAACGTAGCTGCCCGACAAAAAGTTGTAGTTGCTGTGGTAGGTACTACGGTTCATCCAAACGAAGGCAAACCTTTTAAAATCAACAAATCGAAGATTAGAGGCGAAGTTTCTGAAGGAATGATTTGTGCCGAAGATGAAATTGGTTTAGGCAATTCACATGCTGGTATCATGGTATTGCCAGAAGATGCACCCGTAGGCTTAGAAGCTAAAAGATATTTCAATGTAGATGATGATTATCTATTCGAAATTGGGTTGACACCAAACCGTGCCGATGCAGCTTCTCACTTGGGGGTAGCTAGAGATTTAGCAGCTTATTTGCGCACCAGTTACGAATTGCCAGATGTAAGTGCTTTCAAGACCGAGAACCAAAACTTAAACATCGCAGTAGAGGTAGAAGCTACAGCTGCTTGTCCTCGTTATAGTAGTGTGAGCATTAGCGGTGTTACCGTAAAGCCATCTCCGGATTGGCTAAAAGATAAATTGAAAGTAATTGGCGTTCGTCCAATTAATAATATAGTAGATGTAACCAATTACGTGCTGCACGAGTTAGGGCAACCTTTACATGCTTTTGATGCAGATCAAATTGCAGGAAATAAAATCATTGTTAAGACATGTGCTGAAGGTACGCCATTTGTAACTTTAGATGAGGTAGAACGTAAACTTTCTGCCGAAGATTTAATGATTTGTGATGCGGAAAAACCGCTGTGTATTGCAGGTGTTTTCGGCGGAATTGGTTCGGGAGTAACCGAGCAAACCACCAACGTATTTTTAGAAAGTGCTTATTTTAATGCAGTTTCTGTGCGTAAAACATCGAAGAGACACGGTTTAAAAACAGATGCGTCTTTCCGTTTTGAACGTGGTACAGATCCAGAAATTACCATTTTGGCCTTGCAAAGAGCTGCTCTGTTAATCAAAGAAGTTGCCGGTGGCAAAATCTCTTCATCAGTTTCTGATATTTATCCAACAAAGGCGCAACCATTTGAAGTTCCAGTTAAATATCAGAACATTGTTGATTTAATTGGTAAGGACATTCCGGCTACAGAAATTAAAGAAATCATTACTTCCCTTGGCATCAGCATTGCTAAAGAAAATGCCGAAGGGTTGGATTTATTAGTGCCTGCTTATAAAGTAGATGTAACTCGTGAGTGTGATATCACTGAAGAGGTTTTACGTATCTATGGTTACGATAACATTGAAATTCCATCGAAAGTAAATGCTTCGTTGGCCTATACAGTTAAGCCAAATAAAGAAAATATCCAAAATTTGGTAGCTGACATGCTCACAGCAAATGGTTTTGTAGAAATCTGGTGCAACTCGTTAACTCGTTTGGCTAACTCTAAAAATGAGGAAGAAGCAGTTCAGATTTTAAACCCATTGAGTTCTGATTTGAATGCCATGCGCCAAAGTTTGTTGCAGCCAGCTTTAGAAAGTGTGGCTTACAACATCAACCGTAAAAACTCTGATATTAAATTTTACGAGTTCGGTAAGACTTACCACTTAATTGAGGGTAAATATGTAGAGCGACCTCGTTTACTGATTGTTTTGAGTGGTGCCAAACAAAGTGAGCAATGGAACCACCAATCTACATCATCAACTTTTTATAACTTAAAAGCTGCCGTAGATGCGGTAGTAAAACGCTTGGGTCTTTCGAGTTTCCAAACGGGGGAAGTGAAAGACGATAACTTTGCCTATGGCTTAAAATATTTTAGAGGCGATAAAACTTTGGTAAGTTTTGGTGCAACAACTAATGCTGATAAAAAAGCTGCTGGTTTAAAACAAGATGTGTTCTACGCCGATTTTGATTGGGCTTTTGTATTGGATGCCTTGAAAAAAAACAAAATCATTAATAAAGAAGTGCCAAAATATCCTGCGGTAAGAAGAGATTTGTCATTATTAGTGGATCAGGCGGTAACTTTTGATGAATTAAAGACTATTGCTTTCAAATCTGAAAAGAAATTGGTTAAAAATGTGCAAGTGTTTGACGTTTATCAAGGCGATAAATTGCCGGAAGGTAAAAAATCTTATGCTTTAAACTTCACTTTACAAGATGAAGAGCAAACTTTGACTGATAAACAGATAGATAGCATTATGCAAAAGATTATTGCTAACTTAGCGCAAACTGCAAAAGCAGAAATAAGATAA
- a CDS encoding four helix bundle protein: MNSETLKARTKAYSISIAKLIIELPHNVINKNYSNQLIRCSSSVGANYRAACRAKSTADFLNKLKIVEEELDETMFFLELLAEFNTDKKQVIQENWREANELLSIVVSSIVTIRKKGQKL; the protein is encoded by the coding sequence ATGAATAGCGAAACCTTAAAAGCAAGAACTAAAGCATATTCGATATCAATTGCCAAATTAATAATCGAGCTTCCCCATAATGTGATAAATAAGAATTATTCAAATCAGTTGATTAGGTGCTCAAGCTCTGTTGGAGCAAACTATAGAGCCGCCTGCAGAGCTAAATCGACAGCTGATTTTTTGAATAAACTTAAAATTGTTGAAGAAGAACTAGATGAGACGATGTTCTTTCTTGAATTATTAGCAGAATTTAACACGGACAAAAAACAAGTTATCCAAGAAAATTGGCGAGAGGCAAACGAATTACTGTCCATTGTGGTATCTTCGATAGTTACTATTCGCAAGAAAGGTCAAAAGTTGTAA
- a CDS encoding endonuclease/exonuclease/phosphatase family protein, translating into MKRIIVALLLMVMGFQVQAQKNQAINVMTYNIRYATEKDGVNAWSKRKDNVKALVNFHDTDILCTQEALAEQYDFLLENSDFEAVGAGRDDGKRKGEFSPIYYNKNRFTKKDGGVFWLSQTPGVPSKGWDAQFNRVCTWVRLHDKLNKKEFLVFNTHYDHVGVQARIESAKLIKQKIQEIAPELPVIYTGDLNVTPETEAIATIKSFLSDSKEISVEPPYGPEGTFNGFDFNSPLKNRIDYIFVNKGFNVRKYAVLSDSKDQKYFQIICLFLRNCFFRL; encoded by the coding sequence ATGAAAAGAATTATCGTAGCGCTGTTGCTAATGGTTATGGGCTTTCAAGTTCAGGCCCAAAAAAATCAAGCTATTAATGTAATGACCTACAACATAAGGTACGCCACCGAGAAAGATGGAGTTAATGCTTGGTCTAAAAGAAAAGATAATGTGAAAGCATTAGTGAATTTTCACGATACTGATATTTTGTGTACGCAGGAAGCTTTGGCAGAACAATACGATTTTCTCTTAGAAAATTCTGATTTCGAAGCGGTAGGCGCAGGTAGAGATGATGGCAAACGTAAAGGAGAATTTTCGCCAATTTACTACAACAAAAATAGATTTACCAAGAAAGATGGTGGCGTTTTTTGGTTGTCGCAAACGCCAGGTGTACCAAGTAAAGGTTGGGATGCCCAATTTAACCGTGTTTGTACTTGGGTAAGATTACACGATAAATTGAACAAAAAAGAATTTTTGGTTTTTAACACACACTACGACCATGTTGGTGTGCAGGCAAGAATAGAATCTGCAAAGTTAATTAAGCAGAAAATTCAAGAGATTGCCCCTGAACTTCCAGTAATTTACACTGGCGATTTAAACGTGACTCCAGAAACTGAAGCTATTGCTACCATTAAATCTTTCTTGAGCGATAGTAAGGAAATTTCAGTAGAGCCTCCTTATGGCCCAGAGGGGACTTTTAACGGCTTCGATTTTAATAGCCCACTTAAGAATAGGATCGATTATATCTTTGTGAATAAAGGTTTTAATGTTCGCAAATATGCAGTGCTTTCAGATAGCAAAGATCAAAAGTATTTTCAGATCATTTGCCTGTTTTTGCGAAATTGTTTTTTTAGGCTCTAA
- a CDS encoding cell division protein ZapA, whose amino-acid sequence MGEISIKITIADRIYPLKVSMEEEEIVRRAAKIINERIKDYQENYAVRDKQDLLSMAVLHYATAVLKAEHKVQHQDTTVADKVEELDSLLNGFFSK is encoded by the coding sequence ATGGGAGAAATCTCGATTAAAATAACTATCGCCGACCGTATTTACCCTCTAAAGGTAAGCATGGAAGAAGAAGAAATTGTGAGAAGGGCGGCAAAAATTATCAACGAGCGCATAAAAGACTACCAAGAAAATTATGCGGTTAGAGATAAGCAAGATTTGTTGTCTATGGCGGTGTTGCATTATGCTACAGCTGTTTTAAAAGCAGAGCATAAGGTACAGCACCAAGACACAACAGTTGCTGATAAAGTTGAGGAGTTAGATAGTTTATTGAACGGGTTTTTCTCGAAATAA
- a CDS encoding rod shape-determining protein, translating into MGLFNWFTQEVAIDLGTANTLIIHNDKVVVDEPSIVAFDRSTNKIIAIGRQAMQMEGKTHDNIRTVRPLKDGVIADFNAAEAMIKGMIRMLNGGKGWMFPSLRMVICIPSGITEVEKRAVRDSAEIAGAKEVYLIHEPMAAAVGIGIDVEEPMGNMIIDIGGGTTEIAVIALSGIVCDQSIRVAGDNFDSDIVNYIRRQHNIMIGDRTAEKIKIEVGAALPELSDPPADFAVQGRDLMTGVPKQITVSYTEIAHCLDKSISKIEEAILKALEITPPELSADIYQTGIYLTGGGALLRGLDKRVAAKTKLPVHVAEDPLRAVVRGTGIALKNIGNYKFLMQ; encoded by the coding sequence ATGGGATTATTTAACTGGTTTACGCAGGAAGTTGCCATTGACCTTGGCACTGCGAATACCCTTATTATACATAACGATAAAGTAGTTGTTGATGAGCCTTCTATTGTGGCTTTCGACAGATCGACAAATAAAATTATTGCTATTGGCCGCCAGGCGATGCAAATGGAGGGTAAAACCCACGATAACATTAGAACGGTTAGACCTTTGAAAGATGGTGTAATTGCAGATTTTAACGCTGCTGAAGCCATGATCAAAGGTATGATCCGTATGCTGAATGGCGGTAAAGGATGGATGTTCCCTTCTTTAAGGATGGTAATCTGTATTCCTTCTGGTATTACCGAGGTAGAGAAACGTGCGGTTAGAGACAGTGCCGAAATTGCCGGGGCAAAAGAGGTTTACTTGATCCACGAGCCAATGGCTGCTGCTGTAGGTATTGGTATTGATGTGGAAGAACCGATGGGAAACATGATTATCGATATTGGTGGTGGTACTACTGAAATTGCGGTGATTGCACTTTCGGGTATTGTTTGCGATCAATCTATCCGTGTGGCTGGAGATAACTTCGACTCGGATATCGTAAACTACATCCGTCGTCAGCATAACATTATGATTGGTGACCGTACTGCGGAGAAAATTAAAATTGAAGTTGGTGCTGCTTTGCCAGAATTGAGCGATCCACCTGCTGATTTTGCTGTACAAGGTAGAGATTTAATGACTGGCGTACCTAAACAAATTACTGTTTCATACACTGAAATTGCACACTGTTTAGATAAATCGATCTCTAAAATTGAGGAAGCGATTTTGAAAGCTTTGGAGATTACTCCTCCAGAACTTTCTGCTGATATTTACCAAACTGGTATTTATTTAACTGGCGGTGGTGCTTTGTTAAGAGGCTTGGATAAACGTGTAGCTGCAAAAACTAAATTGCCTGTTCACGTTGCCGAAGATCCATTACGTGCGGTAGTACGCGGTACTGGTATCGCCTTGAAAAACATTGGAAATTATAAATTCTTAATGCAATAA
- the radC gene encoding RadC family protein: MSIYENKLGIKAWAEADRPREKLLQQGRRQLTDAELIAILIGSGSRNETAVDLSKRILGSCQNDLHKLAQLGVKELSKFKGIGEAKAITIVAALELGRRRKDAEPTEVQKIKSSIDAHRAIKADLADLPHEEFWLLLLNRANALIGKYFVSKGGQAGTVVDPKIIFKIALEHGAASVVLVHNHPSGSLKPSDADVSITKKLMELGKMMEIEVYDHLIVYNDTFLSLADESYV; encoded by the coding sequence ATGTCTATCTACGAAAATAAACTCGGCATTAAAGCTTGGGCGGAAGCCGATCGTCCTAGAGAAAAACTCCTACAACAAGGTAGGCGGCAGCTTACCGATGCCGAACTTATTGCCATACTAATTGGTTCTGGCAGCAGAAACGAAACTGCTGTTGATTTAAGTAAGCGTATTTTAGGCTCGTGCCAAAATGATCTCCACAAGCTAGCGCAGCTGGGCGTTAAAGAACTATCTAAATTTAAAGGTATTGGCGAAGCTAAAGCTATTACCATTGTTGCTGCTTTAGAATTAGGCCGGAGAAGAAAAGACGCCGAACCAACAGAAGTTCAAAAAATAAAATCTTCTATAGATGCTCATAGAGCTATAAAAGCTGATTTGGCAGATTTGCCACATGAAGAATTTTGGCTGTTGTTATTGAACCGAGCAAATGCCTTAATTGGAAAGTATTTTGTGAGTAAAGGTGGCCAAGCAGGTACGGTAGTAGACCCAAAAATAATTTTTAAAATTGCACTAGAACATGGTGCCGCTTCGGTGGTTTTGGTGCATAACCATCCCTCTGGTAGTTTAAAACCAAGCGATGCCGATGTGAGTATTACCAAAAAATTGATGGAGCTTGGCAAAATGATGGAGATTGAAGTGTACGATCATTTGATTGTTTACAACGATACTTTCTTAAGTCTAGCGGATGAAAGTTATGTTTAA